Proteins encoded together in one Mus caroli chromosome 4, CAROLI_EIJ_v1.1, whole genome shotgun sequence window:
- the Arid3c gene encoding AT-rich interactive domain-containing protein 3C isoform X2 gives MPSPNTLAQSTTQIGAPERGKWGQWSWRITLVLPQLYXLDADPKRKEFLDDLFSFMQKRGTPVNRVPIMAKQVLDLYALFRLVTAKGGLVEVINRKVWREVTRGLSLPTTITSAAFTLRTQYMKYLYPYECETRALSSPGELQAAIDSNRREGRRQAYTAVPLFNLAGPTPRGAPGPASSHGPAPTATPHCPGPTQGSASGLPAHACAQLSPSPVKKEESGIPPPRLALPMGLASEATREKLAPEEPPEKRAVLMGPVDSPRLGAPPSFLPRGKAPLRGILFARRQPVPASLGTTNPPPLPSTGPPSSTLP, from the exons ATGCCTTCACCAAATACTCTTGCCCAGAGTACCACCCAAATTGGGGCTCCAGAGAGAGGTAAGTGGGGGCAGTGGAGCTGGAGAATAACCTTGGTTCTTCCCCAGCTGTATGANCTCGATGCGGACCCCAAGAGGAAGGAGTTTCTGGATGACCTATTTAGCTTCATGCAGAAGAGGG GTACGCCAGTGAACCGGGTACCCATCATGGCCAAACAGGTGCTGGATCTGTATGCGTTGTTTCGCTTGGTGACAGCCAAGGGAGGCCTGGTGGAAGTCATCAACCGAAAAGTGTGGCGAGAAGTCACACGCGGCCTCAGTTtgcccaccaccatcacctctgCCGCCTTCACGCTCCGTACCCA GTACATGAAGTATTTGTACCCATATGAGTGCGAGACGCGGGCACTCAGTTCCCCAGGGGAGCTCCAGGCTGCCATAGACAGCAACCGGCGTGAGGGCCGCCGCCAGGCTTACACCGCGGTCCCGCTCTTCAACTTAGCAGGGCCCACACCTCGGGGCGCTCCTGGCCCCGCCTCGAGTCATGGCCCCGCCCCGACCGCGACCCCGCACTGCCCGGGTCCCACCCAGGGTTCTGCTTCTGGTTTACCAGCGCACGCTTGCGCTCAACTGAGCCCGAGTCCAGTAAAGAAAG AGGAGAGTGGAATCCCACCCCCTCGTCTGGCGCTACCTATGGGCTTGGCCTCGGAAGCTACACGGGAGAAGCTGGCACCGGAAGAACCTCCGGAGAAGAGGGCTGTGCTGATGGGCCCCGTGGACTCACCTCGACTGGGGGCACCCCCCAGTTTCCTGCCCCGTGGCAAGGCTCCCCTAAGGG GTATCCTCTTTGCTCGACGCCAGCCTGTGCCAGCTTCCTTGGGTACAACCAATCCTCCACCTCTACCCTCTACAGGGCCCCCTTCCAGTACCTTGCCCTGA
- the Arid3c gene encoding AT-rich interactive domain-containing protein 3C isoform X1, protein MPSPNTLAQSTTQIGAPERGKWGQWSWRITLVLPQLYXLDADPKRKEFLDDLFSFMQKRGTPVNRVPIMAKQVLDLYALFRLVTAKGGLVEVINRKVWREVTRGLSLPTTITSAAFTLRTQYMKYLYPYECETRALSSPGELQAAIDSNRREGRRQAYTAVPLFNLAGPTPRGAPGPASSHGPAPTATPHCPGPTQGSASGLPAHACAQLSPSPVKKEESGIPPPRLALPMGLASEATREKLAPEEPPEKRAVLMGPVDSPRLGAPPSFLPRGKAPLREERLDGPLNLAGSGISSINVALEINGVVYTGILFARRQPVPASLGTTNPPPLPSTGPPSSTLP, encoded by the exons ATGCCTTCACCAAATACTCTTGCCCAGAGTACCACCCAAATTGGGGCTCCAGAGAGAGGTAAGTGGGGGCAGTGGAGCTGGAGAATAACCTTGGTTCTTCCCCAGCTGTATGANCTCGATGCGGACCCCAAGAGGAAGGAGTTTCTGGATGACCTATTTAGCTTCATGCAGAAGAGGG GTACGCCAGTGAACCGGGTACCCATCATGGCCAAACAGGTGCTGGATCTGTATGCGTTGTTTCGCTTGGTGACAGCCAAGGGAGGCCTGGTGGAAGTCATCAACCGAAAAGTGTGGCGAGAAGTCACACGCGGCCTCAGTTtgcccaccaccatcacctctgCCGCCTTCACGCTCCGTACCCA GTACATGAAGTATTTGTACCCATATGAGTGCGAGACGCGGGCACTCAGTTCCCCAGGGGAGCTCCAGGCTGCCATAGACAGCAACCGGCGTGAGGGCCGCCGCCAGGCTTACACCGCGGTCCCGCTCTTCAACTTAGCAGGGCCCACACCTCGGGGCGCTCCTGGCCCCGCCTCGAGTCATGGCCCCGCCCCGACCGCGACCCCGCACTGCCCGGGTCCCACCCAGGGTTCTGCTTCTGGTTTACCAGCGCACGCTTGCGCTCAACTGAGCCCGAGTCCAGTAAAGAAAG AGGAGAGTGGAATCCCACCCCCTCGTCTGGCGCTACCTATGGGCTTGGCCTCGGAAGCTACACGGGAGAAGCTGGCACCGGAAGAACCTCCGGAGAAGAGGGCTGTGCTGATGGGCCCCGTGGACTCACCTCGACTGGGGGCACCCCCCAGTTTCCTGCCCCGTGGCAAGGCTCCCCTAAGGG AAGAGCGGTTGGATGGGCCCCTCAATCTGGCAGGCAGTGGCATCAGCAGTATCAACGTGGCACTAGAGATCAATGGGGTGGTCTACACTG GTATCCTCTTTGCTCGACGCCAGCCTGTGCCAGCTTCCTTGGGTACAACCAATCCTCCACCTCTACCCTCTACAGGGCCCCCTTCCAGTACCTTGCCCTGA